A genome region from Bradyrhizobium sp. WSM1417 includes the following:
- a CDS encoding response regulator, translating to MTQPVSIIMIEDDEGHARLIERNIRRSGVNNEIISFANGTDAMKHLFGPDGSGLVQKGNALLILLDLNLPDMTGIDILKQIKENKYLKASPVVVLTTTDDSQEIKRCYELGCNVYITKPVNYENFANAIRQLGLFFSVIQVPPAAP from the coding sequence ATGACTCAACCCGTCAGCATCATCATGATCGAGGACGACGAAGGGCACGCGCGGCTGATCGAGCGGAACATCCGAAGATCCGGCGTCAACAACGAGATCATCTCCTTTGCCAACGGCACGGACGCGATGAAACATTTGTTCGGACCCGACGGCAGCGGGCTCGTTCAGAAAGGTAATGCGCTCCTGATCCTGCTCGATCTCAACCTCCCCGACATGACCGGGATCGACATTCTCAAGCAGATCAAGGAGAACAAATATCTGAAGGCCTCGCCCGTGGTGGTGCTGACTACCACCGACGATTCCCAGGAAATCAAGCGCTGCTACGAGCTCGGCTGCAACGTCTACATCACCAAGCCCGTGAACTACGAGAATTTCGCCAATGCCATCCGGCAGCTCGGCTTGTTCTTCTCGGTCATCCAGGTCCCGCCCGCCGCCCCATGA
- a CDS encoding CHASE3 domain-containing protein encodes MTADAQRRRRFWQILLFAAGLLVLTVISAGSVYLVNKARDDSKWVVHTIEAENQINALLLEIRRAESTARGYLLTQGEDFKLDHDKAVAAIIPALDRLTRLIGDNPEQRQSIEKLSAAIETRLGQFAQEMDFIRRGEPEKAAALVREIASTDTTAAIANVATGMIQEEERLFRLRTVNSDRSQTLAASMTGIGCGLVVLLALISIWLVRRSAGARDDAEARLRDANVNLEGVVDERTADLREANNEIQRFAYIVSHDLRSPLVNIMGFTSELEELGGDIFRRIGTLTHVPADGPPLPDGEIALEGPDKQLSADFSEALGFIKSSIAKMDRLISAILNLTREGRREFQPEKIDTAELIEAIVSTLAHQAAEAQAEIHVAPLPNLVSDRLALEQIFSNLIDNAIKYLKPGVPGEIRIRGRTKLGYAIFEISDNGRGIDPKDHQRIFDLFRRAGTQDKPGQGIGLAHVRALVRRLGGTMSVSSELNTGSTFTITLPITWNASNRNADQ; translated from the coding sequence GTGACCGCTGACGCGCAGCGACGGCGCAGATTTTGGCAGATCCTGTTGTTCGCAGCGGGACTCCTGGTGCTGACCGTGATCAGCGCCGGCTCCGTCTACCTCGTCAACAAGGCGAGAGACGACAGCAAATGGGTGGTTCACACCATCGAGGCGGAGAACCAGATCAACGCCCTCCTGCTGGAAATCCGCCGAGCCGAGAGCACCGCTCGCGGCTACCTTCTGACACAAGGTGAGGATTTCAAGCTCGACCATGACAAGGCCGTCGCGGCCATCATCCCGGCTCTCGACAGGCTCACGCGCCTGATCGGCGACAATCCGGAGCAACGCCAAAGCATCGAGAAGCTGAGCGCGGCGATCGAGACCAGGCTCGGCCAGTTCGCGCAGGAGATGGACTTCATCCGGAGGGGCGAGCCGGAGAAGGCCGCAGCGCTGGTCCGCGAGATCGCCTCCACGGACACCACGGCCGCGATCGCCAATGTCGCGACCGGGATGATCCAGGAAGAAGAACGGCTGTTCCGGCTCCGAACGGTCAATTCGGACCGCAGCCAGACCCTGGCCGCGTCGATGACCGGCATCGGCTGCGGCCTCGTCGTGCTGCTGGCCCTCATCTCGATCTGGCTGGTGCGGCGCTCGGCCGGCGCCCGCGACGATGCCGAGGCGCGCCTGCGCGATGCCAATGTCAATCTGGAGGGCGTGGTCGACGAACGTACGGCCGATCTGCGCGAAGCCAACAACGAGATCCAGCGCTTTGCCTATATCGTCAGCCACGACCTGCGCTCGCCACTCGTCAACATCATGGGCTTCACCAGCGAGCTCGAAGAGCTCGGCGGCGACATTTTTCGCCGTATCGGCACCCTTACCCATGTCCCGGCCGACGGGCCGCCGCTGCCGGACGGCGAGATCGCGCTCGAAGGTCCCGACAAGCAGCTTTCAGCGGATTTCTCCGAAGCGCTGGGCTTCATCAAGTCGTCGATCGCCAAGATGGACCGCCTGATCTCGGCGATCCTCAATCTCACCCGCGAGGGCCGGCGCGAGTTCCAGCCGGAAAAGATCGACACCGCCGAGCTGATCGAAGCGATCGTATCGACGCTGGCGCATCAGGCCGCCGAGGCGCAGGCGGAGATCCATGTCGCACCCCTGCCCAATCTCGTCAGCGACCGCCTGGCGCTGGAGCAGATCTTCTCCAATCTGATCGACAACGCCATCAAATATCTCAAGCCCGGCGTCCCCGGTGAAATCAGAATTCGCGGGCGCACCAAGCTCGGCTACGCTATCTTCGAGATCAGCGATAACGGCCGCGGCATCGACCCCAAGGACCACCAGCGGATCTTCGACCTGTTTCGCCGCGCCGGAACCCAGGACAAGCCCGGTCAGGGCATCGGTCTTGCGCATGTGCGTGCACTTGTGCGTCGCCTCGGCGGCACCATGTCGGTATCATCGGAACTGAATACGGGCAGCACCTTCACCATCACGCTGCCCATCACCTGGAACGCCAGCAACCGGAACGCGGATCAATGA